The region CATCCACGAGGCACTGGTGGGCTATCCGTTAGACCCGACTGTGTCCTTCCTCTCCGAATACGCCGCCTTTTCCAGTCCCTACCGGCCCCTCTTTGCCGGTTCGGACCTTCTAGCGAGCGCCCTGGGCCTGTGCGGATTGGGGATGTTGGCGGCGTCGGGGAGCGGGAGAGGCTGGACTGGCTGGCCTGTGGCGCTTCGGATAGCGGCGGCGGCGTTGGCGGTGGCGTGGGCCTGCACGCTTGCGGATGTTTTCGTGGCGATGGAGTGCGAGGAATCCCTGCCCACGTGCAAGCCGACTACGCCCGGCTATGGGCACATCGTGACTTCGACACTGGCCTCGGCAGGGCAGTTCGTGATGGCTGCGGCACTGTGGACTCGACATCGGATTCTCTCCACGGCTTTCGTAATTGTCACCGTTTGGGTCTCAGCGGCAGCGGTTTTTGAATATCCGGTCGGCATAGGGCAGCGCATCCAGATTGCGCTCGCCTGCGTGCTGGTTGTCTGCCTGGCGGTGGCGCTGGGGAAACATGAAGAAATAAAGGAGTAACTTTTTCGTGGCACGAGCCAGAATTGCATCGCCGATTCACGTCGTCGGCTGGATTGTTGCGCTGGTGGCGCTGGCATGGTTCACGCAGACCACCGTGGCTGGGAAGCTCGACGGCTCATTTGCGCAGTTGGTCTCAGGACTGCACGGCGGAACCTTTGACTCCGTGATGCTGACTCTCAGCGAGGTCGTCCGGCCCGCCTACATTGCGCCAGCTACTTTGGTTGCGGCGCTAGTCCTGTGGTGGCGATTCCGTGTGATGGCCTTGCTGCTGCCAGCATCCTTCGGCGCGTCCATTGCTGTGACCTACGCGATGAAGTGGTTCCTAGACCGCGATCGCCCCGGGGAGACGCTATCCCTGGTCAACCTGCACGACGCCGCGTTTCCCTCCGCGCATGTCGCGGGAACGACGAGCACCGGCATGGCCGTCATTCAGCTGCTCCTGCCGGTGCTGCGCAACGCCGCC is a window of Corynebacterium lactis RW2-5 DNA encoding:
- a CDS encoding DUF998 domain-containing protein; the encoded protein is MARVTRVGMWLLLLAAAVYATFIHEALVGYPLDPTVSFLSEYAAFSSPYRPLFAGSDLLASALGLCGLGMLAASGSGRGWTGWPVALRIAAAALAVAWACTLADVFVAMECEESLPTCKPTTPGYGHIVTSTLASAGQFVMAAALWTRHRILSTAFVIVTVWVSAAAVFEYPVGIGQRIQIALACVLVVCLAVALGKHEEIKE
- a CDS encoding phosphatase PAP2 family protein is translated as MARARIASPIHVVGWIVALVALAWFTQTTVAGKLDGSFAQLVSGLHGGTFDSVMLTLSEVVRPAYIAPATLVAALVLWWRFRVMALLLPASFGASIAVTYAMKWFLDRDRPGETLSLVNLHDAAFPSAHVAGTTSTGMAVIQLLLPVLRNAARKLLDAAIIALIGAVSLSRVWVGAHWLTDIIGGLIAGIVGLIVALLVLRRWQRGRRLRFA